The genomic window CAACAAATTATAGCAGAACCGAGTGGATAAGTCAGCTATAACTTCGCCAGATTTGCGTTTGAAGTGGAAATAATTATAGCAGAACCGAGTGGATAAGTCAGCTATAACGAATTAGAGAATAAGGACGAAAATGAAAGATTATAGCAGAACCGAGTGGATAAGTCAGCTATAACTTAACGGATAACGTATTCGCAGGCAATTTAATTATAGCAGAACCGAGTGGATAAGTCAGCTATAACTTATTAAATAGCGCTATCGCCTCGTGGTAATTATAGCAGAACCGAGTGGATAAGTCAGCTATAACGCGTGCCTTTCTTTGCGCGACATTACAATCATTATAGCAGAACCGAGTGGATAAGTCAGCTATAACTCGATACGGTTGAATATGTAAAAAACCTGTCATTATAGCAGAACCGAGTGGATAAGTCAGCTATAACAATCTAACGTTACTAGCCGAGATGTATGATATTATAGCAGAACCGAGTGGATAAGTCAGCTATAACATTTCACTCCTCCTCCTCGCTAATGTAATCATTATAGCAGAACCGAGTGGATAAGTCAGCTATAACAAACCCCCAATAAAACAAATTTTACAAATTATTATAGCAGAACCGAGTGGATAAGTCAGCTATAACCCAAATTTTCCAGCGCTAAAAACGAGGTTTATTATAGCAGAACCGAGTGGATAAGTCAGCTATAACCCAATATTCGGTCTTGCCGTTTTCGTCGAGATTATAGCAGAACCGAGTGGATAAGTCAGCTATAACAAAAAATCTTCATACGATTTTGTATAGGTATTATAGCAGAACCGAGTGGATAAGTCAGCTATAACAGTTATAATAGATTTATTATCAATGATAAAATTATAGCAGAACCGAGTGGATAAGTCAGCTATAACGTTTCTGCGCTATGAGTATCCTAATATAGATTATAGCAGAACCGAGTGGATAAGTCAGCTATAACCACACCTCCAATAAGATGATCTATTATGCCATTATAGCAGAACCGAGTGGATAAGTCAGCTATAACTTAATTAAATGTGGCATAATTACATTATCTATTATAGCAGAACCGAGTGGATAAGTCAGCTATAACTTGGAGGTATGAGACCCGCCGCTTGGGCATATTATAGCAGAACCGAGTGGATAAGTCAGCTATAACCAAAAAAATCATAGAAATTGATAAATTACCATTATAGCAGAACCGAGTGGATAAGTCAGCTATAACATTATTCCAATCGATTTTGAAAGCGATTTATTATAGCAGAACCGAGTGGATAAGTCAGCTATAACGCCCTGACGTTGCTTAGCGCCGCTCCAGAGATTATAGCAGAACCGAGTGGATAAGTCAGCTATAACTATCTCATTAAAAAAGAGGAGAAATATGCTATTATAGCAGAACCGAGTGGATAAGTCAGCTATAACTACTTTGCAACAAATTAAAAAAGATTTTCGATTATAGCAGAACCGAGTGGATAAGTCAGCTATAACTTGAGCCTGCTATCGATTTCGTTCTCTTGAATTATAGCAGAACCGAGTGGATAAGTCAGCTATAACGATTTTGCGCTGTAGGTAGGCGTATTGACGATTATAGCAGAACCGAGTGGATAAGTCAGCTATAACTTAAAATGTTTACGGATTTGCAAAAAAGAAATTATAGCAGAACCGAGTGGATAAGTCAGCTATAACGAGTATGCACAATCGGGCGGCATACATTCAATTATAGCAGAACCGAGTGGATAAGTCAGCTATAACGACCGCCAGAGCCGATCGATAGCGATCGTGATTATAGCAGAACCGAGTGGATAAGTCAGCTATAACATTTCGTTTCCTTATGCAAATATGTAATTAATTATAGCAGAACCGAGTGGATAAGTCAGCTATAACGAAATGACGATGGCGGTAACGATGACGGCGATTATAGCAGAACCGAGTGGATAAGTCAGCTATAACTTCAAGGATTAATATTTATAATGATAAAGTATTATAGCAGAACCGAGTGGATAAGTCAGCTATAACCGTTGCCAAGAATGCATAACTTATCAGTTTATTATAGCAGAACCGAGTGGATAAGTCAGCTATAACAGATTTTATCGCGCAGATTAAAGACGCTAAATTATAGCAGAACCGAGTGGATAAGTCAGCTATAACCTCGGCGATCGCACGCTCGAAGTTAAAGGTATTATAGCAGAACCGAGTGGATAAGTCAGCTATAACCGTAGCTTTTGGCAGATCGTCACCTCGTGGATTATAGCAGAACCGAGTGGATAAGTCAGCTATAACCGGCGGAGCATCTCTTAAGCGCCACGCTGGATTATAGCAGAACCGAGTGGATAAGTCAGCTATAACTTGTAAATTTGAAACTTTTCAACCTTCAAAATTATAGCAGACCCGAGTGGATAAGTCAGCTATAACCAGAGAGAAGGCACGCGCGGATTTCGATGGAATTATAGCAGAACCGAGTGGATAAGTCAGCTATAACTTCCTCAAGCGTAGCTCTAATTACCTCGGGATTATAGCAGAACCGAGTGGATAAGTCAGCTATAACACTTTTGCTGATACGCGGCTAACGCTTTGATTATAGCAGAACCGAGTGGATAAGTCAGCTATAACTTTGCAAACCATTCTCCTTTTGTGTCGTAGATTATAGCAGAACCGAGTGGATAAGTCAGCTATAACATATTTAACCTTTCTTGTCGATCACAATATATTATAGCAGAACCGAGTGGATAAGTCAGCTATAACTTTGGACATATAACTATTTATAATAATGATCATTATAGCAGAACCGAGTGGATAAGTCAGCTATAACTGCGGTCGTAAACGGAATGCGTTTATTGCATTATAGCAGAACCGAGTGGATAAGTCAGCTATAACCTTGGCTTTGCTATGGGTGTGTTGGGTTAAATTATAGCAGAACCGAGTGGATAAGTCAGCTATAACCATTTCAAGTCAAGGTTTAACGTAAGATTTATTATAGCAGAACCGAGTGGATAAGTCAGCTATAACAGTTCTCTGATATTACCATTATATAGAGAATTATAGCAGAACCGAGTGGATAAGTCAGCTATAACGAACCTGAAACCAACTATCTAGCTCTACGGATTATAGCAGAACCGAGTGGATAAGTCAGCTATAACCGGCGGAGCATCTCTTAAGCGCCACGCTGGATTATAGCAGAACCGAGTGGATAAGTCAGCTATAACATCATTGGTTTGCTCCTTTTGCTTTGTGAATTATAGCAGAACCGAGTGGATAAGTCAGCTATAACCTATTTCGTTTATGTATTGACAGTCTTTATATTATAGCAGAACCGAGTGGATAAGTCAGCTATAACGTCCGGCTCGTCAAATCTATCGCTACTAGGATTATAGCAGAACCGAGTGGATAAGTCAGCTATAACTAACTCGCTAAGCGGGTTAAGTCCGCCTTTATTATAGCAGAACCGAGTGGATAAGTCAGCTATAACGACGTATCCGCATACGGCGAAACTGATAGCATTATAGCAGAACCGAGTGGATAAGTCAGCTATAACTGAGAGCTTATCTTGGGAGATCAGGTGAATAATTATAGCAGAACCGAGTGGATAAGTCAGCTATAACTAACGCCGTTTATCTCTTGCGTAGAGTTGTATTATAGCAGAACCGAGTGGATAAGTCAGCTATAACTTATCGTGCAAAGCGCGCGAATAACTCTTGATTATAGCAGAACCGAGCGGATAAGTCGGCTATGGTCATATAACTCATATTGCTTTCAGTTTTGCGTTATCACCAAAGAGCGCGGGAAAATTGAATAGCGACGAGATAGCTACGTTTTTAGATTATCGCGAGCGAACGAATAAGCGCGGCGTAATTTGCGACATCAGAAAATCGTTTTGCCAAATACCCGTCAATGGTTCCTAAAATTACTAAAGTTGCGCGATCTTTGCCTTACAAATTCTCGCGCATAGCGCTTCGTCCATTATGCGCAATCTAGTAACGCCTTATAGACGTAAAGTTAGCGTAGCCTTGCTCTAAACGCCCCGCGTTAGAGCGCTTAATAATCAAGAGCGGCTAGAAAACGGCTACGCTTTATAGAAGTTTTACAGAACCAAAAATAATGGAGCGACAACCGTCTATACGTTATTCTCCACATTATTAGCCTGCAAGATCGTCAAGCTCAAAACTTCTCTTCGTTTGAAACCGCCGAAGCGGTCAAACTCTCCGCTTCGCAAAAAACGCTTTCGATCGCGCCCGTAACGATCCCGCTCGGCAATTCTCGCGTCACGAAAATCGGCGTAACGTCCGTTTTGCCCAAACCCAAAACGCCGCGAGCGTCCGCGCCGCTTGCGATCGAGCGCTCGACTACAAAACCGGCGGCTTTCTCAAATCGCGCGATCCCTTTTGCAACGCCGATCAAACGCGACTTTGTCTTCAGCCTCGCGGAATAAGGCGCGACGTCGCACGCGATCGACGAGCCGTTTTCGCCAATCAAAACGGCGCTTAATAATCGCCACTCCATTATTTTAGTTCTATAAAGCGCCGCCCTTTCGCCGCCCTTTTCTAGCCGCGCCCTAAGATTAAGCGCTTCTAGCCGCAGATCGGCGGCGCTCCTCGAGCCGTCTATCGGGTATATCAGCTCCGCGGCGATCCTACCTTGCGCGGCGCGCTGACGCGCCAATCCCCACGCGCACCCGCAATAGTTCTGAAAATACGCCTCTTTTTCGCGCGCCAACGCGAACGCCGCCTGCGTTCCGCCGCCTTTGCGAAAATCCTCGAAAACAAACTCCAGCCCGTATTTATCCGCGATCTTTCGCGCGGCGGCTTTCAACTGCCCCAAATCCTTTTTCGGACTTATAAGCAAAGTGGAGCTAAAGCGTTTTTCGCCCAAACGCGCCGCCTCTTTAGCCGTCCTCTCCAGTCTCATATCAAAACACGCCGCGCATCTAGCGCCCTTTTCCGGCTCGTCCTCCAACCCTCGCGCCGCCGCCGCAAAGCCGTCTATATCGTATTCGCCTTCAAGAAAAGCGATATTAAGCCGATCGCAACAACGTTTAGCGTCGATCATGCGCGATAGATACTCGCTTCGCGGACAGATATTAGGGTTGTAAAAAAACCCGACGAGCGCCTCGTTTGGATATTTTTCGCTTAAGCGCGTCAAAAAATACCAGCTATCCACGCTGCAACAGATATGAACGATCATCGCGCCCTCTTGATTTTTATCGGGCGATTATAATGTTTTTGATCGCTCGAAGCAAATTATAATTTCCCCAAAAATTCGCCATTTTTTAAGAATATATTAAGCATAAAGCTAGTAGCATATCGTCATCTCATAACCAAAAAGGAGGATTCTATGAGACGTTCAGCGTTTACGATGATCGAGCTGATCTTCGTTATTGTGATTTTAGGTATCTTGGCGGCGGTCGCGTTGCCGAGATTTACAGGCGTTCAGGACGACGCGCTAGTCTCTAGCGAAAAAACTGGTATTGCCGCGGTACGCACCGGCATTACAGCTATTCGCGGTCGCGCTTTGGTTCGAGGTCCTACGGAGGCGGACATTAACTTAACCGTCTACGACGAGCAAGGCGCTCAGTATAGGCTTAATATTGGAAGAAATGCCGGCACAACTTTTGATGAGGAGACAATAAGCTCTTCCGGTTTTCCTAACGGGCTTAGCGGAGACGGTTGGGGCGCCACTATTAAGACCCAACAAGATTCGACAAGCGGTAGTAACGACGAAGGTTCAACGGCGTTGGTTACGGTGCTTGAGCCGGGAAATCGCGGTACGTATAGAACTTTTGGATCCGATGCTGATGGCAATAAGAGCGTTATTATCGGTCCGGCAACTGGAGGCGTTACGGCTAGTGATGTTGAGTTGTGCCAAGGCAAATGGTGGAGATACGAGCCGTTTGGCGGTACTATGACGCAACAAGGGACGTGCAATGGCGGAACCGGTCCGGCTGGCAGTGCCGACGGGACTAATAGTAATCCTTAGGGGATGATTTAGTCCCTTTGGGATTTTGTCCGTCTTTATTAGTAAAGACGGACGCTTTATTGTATAACGAGTTTTTTGTTTAACCATTTCAGTCAAGCGTCTTCTGTTTGATAGCTTTTTCTTGTGGTTCGCCCTGCTTTTTTCGCGCCCTCCCGAATTTTACCGCGATTTATAATGATCTTGCTTTTTATCATTAAAATTATGACATGATTCGTTATGTTTGAGACAAAGCGCTATCATTGCGAAATCTCAGTAGAAGGAGGTTTCCATGAAAAGTTCGGCTTTTTCGATGATCGAGATGATCTTCGTTATCGTCATATTGGGCATACTCGCCATAGTCGCGCTACCAAGGCTTACCGGCATTCAGGACGACGCGCAGATCGCGGTGGAAAAAAGCGCGATCGGTTCCGTCCGATCCGCATTGCAAACCGTTCGCGCTAAGGCGATCGCCAAAGCGGGCGGAGAGTTTAATATAAGCGTTATCGACAAGGGCGGTCTGTTTTACAGCGTAGCCTATCCGGCGAATACGCTTATCGCGGCAGATCAAGAGGACGAAACGGGCGTCAGCGTTACAAACTATCCAAACGCTCTAAGTCTGAGCGCTTGGAGCGGCGGTAGCGCGTCGCGAGGTGACGCGACCGAAGTTACGCCTAAATTTGAAAGCTACGAAGACGACGACAAAGGCTCTACGGCGCTAGCCATCGCTCTGGAGCCAAACGGACGCGAGGATTTTTCCACCTTTAGCGCGCCGCCGCACCCAGGTTATACGCCCGCCGCGGTTAGCGGCGGAACGATCAGCTACATTACGGGGCGCGCCTCAAAATATGTCGCGGACCAAAACGCCGACCCTTGCGTAGGCAAGTTCTGGGTTTATAACTCCGTATCCGGTCATATCTTGATAGCGGGAAAATGTCTTTCGGGCTCTTAACCATCAACGCGAAAGAGCGCTCGCCGCTTTTTCGCGAAACAAAAAAACTGATCGCTAACCAGACGTTACATTTCATCTTCGTTTCTTCCTTTATGCGGCATGCGTCGCTTTTGCGGCGCGCGGCGCGTTAATCGCGCATAAGATTCTTTTTTCTAGCCTGCCTAATAGCTAGTCGCCTAATTCGCGCGCGTCTTTAAGATCGTCTAAAACGGCATCAACGATGGCGCGATTGTGGTAAGCTAACGCAAGTTCTGGATCGATCTTGATCGCCTTCCAATGTTTAGCGCCTATAAAGACAAGCGCGGGCGCAAAATGTTTGTTGCCCGTTTCAAGATTGATGGCAAGACACAACGCAAAACAATCGGCTACGAAGGCGATCGATACGCGATGACAGCTAAAAAAGCATTTCTTATCAAAGAGGAAATAAAACAAAAAACTAGAAACGGCGAATATCAAGTTGATCCCAAAGGCAAGACTTTTGACAGCGTTTTTGAGGCATACCTTGAAAGCGTTACGCCAATCGAAAGCGCGAAAACCATTGAAAACAAGCGATATAACTACAAAAAACATATTGAGCCTTACGCCGCAAAGCTGCTATAAGCTCGCTTGATACGGCGTTTTGGCAACAGATAATCAATAGAGCGCTTAAAACAAATTTGGCTCCGACAACAGTCGATAAAATCAAAAACACCATTAAAAAAATCTATGACTACGCAATTTCAAGTCAATGGGCGACCACAAATCCAGCCATTAGAGTCAAATTGCCTCAATATGACGATCGAGTCGAAGTTGATTTGACCATGGAAGAATCCAAAAGACTTTACCAAACAATAATTCACTACCCCCACCCAATTTTTCGCGGCGTTTTTATCTTTTTGCTTCACGGACGAAGACGTAATGAGGTTTTGAGTCTTGCTTGGGAAATGATTGATTTAGATAAAAACATCTATCAAATACCATCGGCGATAAACAAAGCGCGTAAAAATATGACCTATCGCTTAACTCCGCTTTTGCTTGAAGCCCTTAGATTAAGTCCTACGCAAACAGGTTTAACGTTTCCAAGTCCAGCTACAGGCAAAAAGATTGTCAATACAAGGCACATTTGGAAAGACATTCTCAAAAAAGCTGACATTCAAAAACCTATGCGCCTTCACGACTTGCGCTATCTGAGCTTGTCTGCTCACTGCTGGCGCAGTCGAGCTTTAGTTGGGAAACGAACGGTTATCGAATAAAGAGGGTTATCGCAATACGTATCCAATAAAAAACCTAAACAACACACACAACGCCGCAACAACAAAAAAAATGAAGGCTAACCGCGATATATGTTTTTCTGTTCCCTATGCGAACTACTAAAATGCATAATGTTTTATCTTCAATGCTTGCGATAACGCGATAGTCGCCTACGCGATAACGCCCAGCAATCGCCCAATTGTGAACCCTTAAGCGGTTTGCCGACGCTACGCAGATTATCAAGCGTAGCAAGACGTTCGCGCAGAAACTTTGTAATGCGAAGCGCGATCGCTTTGTCTATTTTAGCAAGGTCTGATTTCGCGCCGTCGCCTAATTTAATTAGCCAACCCAAGCTCTTGCTCTACTTCTTCGATGGAGTAGGTCTTGCTACGTCCCGCGCGAATGTCGATTAGCCTTTGCTCGGCAATATATAAATCTTCAAGATCGTCCAAATACTCAATAATAGCTTGACGAGCATAAAAAGTTTTGGTTCGACCCGTAGACTGGACTAGCGCCGCAAGTCTATCTTCGATTTCGCGCGGCAACCTAATAGCTAACATCCGGTTAGACTCCTTCCTTTAAGGCGTTATACAAGCATAACATAATCTTAAACGACACACACACACAACGCCGCGAGGCGTTGGGTTTCGCGCGGGCGCCTCTGCGTGTCTTTTTTATTAATTTCTCTAAATAGATCAAATACTATATGGGTAATGCGTATTAACGGGGGCGTTAATAAGGATTAACAGTGGTGTTAATGTGTATTAACGGGGGCGCTAATGGAGATTAACGGGGGCGTTAATGTGTATTAACGGGCAGGCGATTTGTCTCCCATTTTGTCCCTTGAAACTTTCAAGGCATTAACAAAAACGGAACAAAGCCGCTTGCGAAGGCGGCGACTCCCACGGGACTCGAACCCGTGTATCCACCGTGAAAGGCGGTAGGCATAAATATGCGCAAAATAACCCGCATGCAACAAATAAACTTGTTATAAAACTTTGTTTGTTAACGTATAAAATAAATATTTAAAAGAGCAAATAAAAGCTAGAAAATAGGATATTATGTATATAATGTGCAATCTCAAGTGTTACCCATATAGGAGCGTGTATGGCATTTGTAAAATTGAGAGGCGCTCAATACGAAGGCGTTTATACCTATTACAGTCGCTTTAGTTAGACGCATTGACGTCGCGATATACGCTTCTTTAACGGCGTTTGCGACGGCAATGTCCGCCTCGCTAACGTCTTTGCCGCTCAGTAGCGTAAAACGGAGAGAATAAAAGACTTAGCCTTAACGAGACCTTCGGTTTCAAATCGGCTCCGCGCGATCGCCAAAGGGATCAAACGCCGTTATACTCGCTTTGACAAGCCCTCTTGTCTTGCAATCATTTAGCGCGCGAAAACGATAAAACGCGAGTTACGCCAAAGGCTCTAACCGCAACGCTCTTTTGCTCGCTATCGTGCCTTTTCTCAGTCCGCTATCCGCCGCGAAAGGGTGCGCGTAGAGCAAAAAGCCCGCCTTTTTCATTCGCTCCCTTACGATATGCGAAGCGGAGTAGGTAGTCAAAACTCCGGAGGGCTTTAGCAGACGAAAAAGATCGGCAAAAAAGCTCTCGCTCCACAGCTCGGCGTTGGCGCGAATCGAAAACGGGTCTTGAAAAATTACGTCAAACTCGTCCGTTTGCTCTTGAACTAACTTCGCCGCGTCGCCTAAAACAACCTGTAGCAAGACGCGATCGTCTTTATAACGCAGCTCTTTTGACACGCGATCTATGATCGGGCGATACCCTTCGAGTTCCTTTGGATACGGCAGATTTGGCAGATAGACGATCAGTTCGCGATCGATTTCAGGCGCGATAATCTCTATTTTGCCGCTATGATTCGCGATCGCGCATAACGAGTTGTAGCCTAGACCGAAGCATATATCCAAAACGCGAATCTTTTCGCCGATCGCGGCGAAAGCGAACGCGGGGCGGATATGTTTTTCTAGCGTCTCTCTCAACGCGCCCTCGCCGACGCTGTGATAGTGTTCGCCGTAGCGCTCGCTAAAAAGCGTAAAGGAGTTATCCGCGCTTTGAACGAGACGCATAGGACAGGTAACAATAGAGCGCTATAGCCGCGATCAGCATCGCCGCCGATAACGCCTGCCCCATCGTCAGCCATTGGAAGGCGATAAAGCCAAGCTGCGAGTCGGGCGCGCGGAAAAATTCGACGATAATTCTGGCGATCGCATACAGCGCGAGATACAAAAGCGTCATTTGCCCGTCGAATTTGCGTTTTTGATAGACGCAAGCCAAGATCGCGAATATGACGACGCCCTCTAGCGCCGCCTCGTATAACGCGCTTGGATGGCGCAAAACCCCTTCTACTAAAACGCCCCACGGCATAGTCGTTTCGCGTCCGATTAGCTCGGCGTTTAGAAAGTTGCCGATCCTTCCAAAGGCGTATCCCGCCGATCCGCTAACCGCCGCGAGATCGAATAAAAACCAAACGTTGAATCGGTAGCGGCGCGCAAACGACAGGAGAGCGATCACGACGCCCGCGATCGCGCCGTGGTAACTCAAACCGCTTATGCCGATCCGATCGCCCGCGAACGGATTAAAAATCTGCCAAGGGCGCGCCAGCAGATACGCGACGTTTGGATCGTAGAAGATCACGTA from Helicobacteraceae bacterium includes these protein-coding regions:
- a CDS encoding type II toxin-antitoxin system RelE/ParE family toxin, encoding MGWLIKLGDGAKSDLAKIDKAIALRITKFLRERLATLDNLRSVGKPLKGSQLGDCWALSRRRLSRYRKH
- a CDS encoding type II secretion system GspH family protein, encoding MKSSAFSMIEMIFVIVILGILAIVALPRLTGIQDDAQIAVEKSAIGSVRSALQTVRAKAIAKAGGEFNISVIDKGGLFYSVAYPANTLIAADQEDETGVSVTNYPNALSLSAWSGGSASRGDATEVTPKFESYEDDDKGSTALAIALEPNGREDFSTFSAPPHPGYTPAAVSGGTISYITGRASKYVADQNADPCVGKFWVYNSVSGHILIAGKCLSGS
- a CDS encoding type II secretion system GspH family protein, producing MRRSAFTMIELIFVIVILGILAAVALPRFTGVQDDALVSSEKTGIAAVRTGITAIRGRALVRGPTEADINLTVYDEQGAQYRLNIGRNAGTTFDEETISSSGFPNGLSGDGWGATIKTQQDSTSGSNDEGSTALVTVLEPGNRGTYRTFGSDADGNKSVIIGPATGGVTASDVELCQGKWWRYEPFGGTMTQQGTCNGGTGPAGSADGTNSNP
- the lgt gene encoding prolipoprotein diacylglyceryl transferase, which codes for MLETWQNFYGWHDPIIFSVGAFSLRWYGLMYVTALIVGYLWGRRAVRLGHWNAMSLERFESLFIWFVIGAVLGARIGYVIFYDPNVAYLLARPWQIFNPFAGDRIGISGLSYHGAIAGVVIALLSFARRYRFNVWFLFDLAAVSGSAGYAFGRIGNFLNAELIGRETTMPWGVLVEGVLRHPSALYEAALEGVVIFAILACVYQKRKFDGQMTLLYLALYAIARIIVEFFRAPDSQLGFIAFQWLTMGQALSAAMLIAAIALYCYLSYASRSKRG
- a CDS encoding epoxyqueuosine reductase QueH; translation: MIVHICCSVDSWYFLTRLSEKYPNEALVGFFYNPNICPRSEYLSRMIDAKRCCDRLNIAFLEGEYDIDGFAAAARGLEDEPEKGARCAACFDMRLERTAKEAARLGEKRFSSTLLISPKKDLGQLKAAARKIADKYGLEFVFEDFRKGGGTQAAFALAREKEAYFQNYCGCAWGLARQRAAQGRIAAELIYPIDGSRSAADLRLEALNLRARLEKGGERAALYRTKIMEWRLLSAVLIGENGSSIACDVAPYSARLKTKSRLIGVAKGIARFEKAAGFVVERSIASGADARGVLGLGKTDVTPIFVTRELPSGIVTGAIESVFCEAESLTASAVSNEEKF
- a CDS encoding DUF6290 family protein — protein: MLAIRLPREIEDRLAALVQSTGRTKTFYARQAIIEYLDDLEDLYIAEQRLIDIRAGRSKTYSIEEVEQELGLAN
- a CDS encoding tyrosine-type recombinase/integrase; protein product: MAPTTVDKIKNTIKKIYDYAISSQWATTNPAIRVKLPQYDDRVEVDLTMEESKRLYQTIIHYPHPIFRGVFIFLLHGRRRNEVLSLAWEMIDLDKNIYQIPSAINKARKNMTYRLTPLLLEALRLSPTQTGLTFPSPATGKKIVNTRHIWKDILKKADIQKPMRLHDLRYLSLSAHCWRSRALVGKRTVIE